Proteins co-encoded in one Sulfuricaulis limicola genomic window:
- a CDS encoding ArsR/SmtB family transcription factor — protein MSRQNLKQQIYSQVARIGKVVGHGHRLELLEYLAQGERTVEALAKLTGLSVANTSQHLRVMRQSGLVEARKDGLYVYYSLTDDEIVRLLSSMRKLAESHLADVDRLVRSYLTVKDELEPIPRQELLDRARRGIVTVLDVRPSEEFASGHVPGAVNVSLKDLEQWLKKLPHNQEIVAYCRGPHCVLAFEAVAKLRENGFQARRLEDGFPEWREAGLPVEKSIMPESENSKA, from the coding sequence ATGTCAAGACAGAACCTGAAACAGCAGATTTACAGCCAGGTGGCGCGCATCGGTAAGGTGGTCGGTCATGGCCACCGGCTCGAGCTGCTCGAATATCTGGCGCAGGGCGAGCGCACGGTCGAGGCGCTGGCCAAACTCACCGGCCTGTCGGTGGCGAATACGTCACAACATCTGCGGGTCATGCGCCAAAGCGGACTCGTGGAAGCGCGCAAGGACGGCCTGTATGTTTATTACAGTCTGACCGACGATGAAATCGTCCGCCTGCTTTCCAGCATGCGCAAGCTGGCCGAGTCGCACCTGGCCGATGTGGATCGTCTGGTGCGCTCCTATCTCACCGTCAAGGATGAACTCGAACCGATTCCGCGACAGGAGCTGCTTGATCGCGCACGCCGGGGCATCGTCACGGTGCTCGATGTGCGACCATCCGAGGAATTTGCGTCCGGGCATGTCCCGGGCGCCGTCAATGTATCGCTGAAGGACCTCGAGCAGTGGCTCAAGAAACTCCCGCACAACCAGGAAATCGTTGCTTACTGCCGCGGTCCCCATTGCGTCCTCGCCTTCGAAGCCGTGGCCAAGTTGCGCGAAAATGGATTCCAGGCGCGCCGGCTCGAGGACGGTTTTCCGGAGTGGCGTGAAGCGGGATTGCCGGTCGAGAAATCCATCATGCCGGAATCGGAAAACAGCAAAGCCTGA